A genomic segment from Paraburkholderia hayleyella encodes:
- a CDS encoding thioesterase II family protein — translation MMPGSRLLRPVLSAPQNAPHLLLCPFAGASSSAFRSWRSLAGNRFGLSLVVYPGREHRMREPCAEQTGELAAPLAAEIATLAEAQRRTLLLAGHSMGAQVAFETCLLLERAHCPPAGLVLSGCHAPHLRSRRRLSALGDEAFVASLSEIGGMSPELLAEPSLLALFMPLLRADFRATEGYRREQHVGHPRVRTPTLLLHGSDDREASRDEVEAWDVWLHDTGPPVTLAGDHFYLTTQPHAFAEVVLRHFEPILASR, via the coding sequence ATGATGCCAGGCTCACGGCTGCTGCGGCCCGTTCTGTCCGCGCCGCAAAACGCGCCGCACCTGCTGCTCTGCCCGTTCGCTGGCGCGAGCAGCAGCGCGTTCCGTAGCTGGCGCTCGCTCGCCGGAAACCGGTTCGGCCTGTCGCTGGTGGTCTATCCTGGCCGCGAACACCGGATGCGCGAGCCCTGCGCCGAGCAGACCGGCGAGCTCGCCGCGCCGCTCGCCGCTGAAATCGCCACACTGGCCGAGGCCCAGCGCCGCACGCTGCTGCTCGCCGGACACAGCATGGGCGCACAGGTCGCGTTCGAAACCTGCCTGCTGCTTGAGCGCGCCCACTGCCCACCTGCCGGCCTCGTCCTCTCGGGCTGCCACGCCCCCCATCTCCGCTCGCGGCGGCGCCTCAGCGCCCTCGGCGACGAAGCGTTTGTCGCGTCGTTGAGCGAAATCGGCGGCATGAGCCCCGAACTGCTGGCCGAACCGTCGCTGCTCGCGCTCTTCATGCCGCTGCTGCGCGCCGACTTTCGTGCGACCGAAGGCTACCGCCGCGAACAGCACGTGGGGCATCCGCGCGTGCGCACACCCACCTTGCTGCTCCACGGCAGCGACGACCGCGAGGCCTCGCGCGACGAAGTCGAGGCATGGGATGTCTGGCTGCACGACACCGGGCCGCCGGTGACGCTGGCAGGCGACCATTTTTACCTGACCACGCAGCCGCACGCGTTCGCGGAGGTCGTGCTGCGGCATTTCGAGCCGATTCTCGCATCACGCTAA
- a CDS encoding salicylate synthase has product METYLQQDHDIRTLPAVALGECPSRWAATFGERTALVAGAERLSYLKLAQCVEQLAAGLHRSGIRRGERALVQLPNSIGFVTVCFALMRLGAIPVLTLPAQRARDIDALARLAEPVAYFIPERRRDFGGFDYRQLAGELAAAHPSLRQIVVDGSLESVDKRSAPFVTLSSVAALGENDDEGEDEGAPDVSPAPGETALLLLSGGTTGTPKLIPRTHADYQYNFNAAARRCGLGADSVYLAVLPAAHNFTLACPGVLGTLACGGTVVLSDSASCDEVMPLIERERVTHVALVPPLARIWVQARAWEKSDLSSLRVVQVGGARLDPELAAQLPQRLGGQLQQVFGMAEGLLCCTALDDPPHVVSNTQGRPLSPDDELRVVDAALRDVPAGAVGELLTRGPYTIRAYYRAPQADARSFTADGFYRTGDLVRLTPEGNLVVEGRIKEQIHRGGEKIPASEIETLLVQVPGVREAVVVAVPDPALGERICAFLLAEGEAPERETLNQALTELGLSDFKRPDQIETLERWPLTAVGKIDKTRLVALALERTPCQAVPAAARTPARGRYAELRVPLTSHPLDLAARLARTTSARRYAVYERGEEWSIGLDAALSLTLTPDGHLCRSDNKQSPTRVAEALDALPFDDWRAYGRVSFEFAHRLHGLGTPASDQALLQLFVPRHEIRLRSGEALIRSLDPGALATLAQQVAAQDAAPALPPGQALTSIEQAGAEATYQAQVAAALREMRAGAYEKVILSRTLDAPLSLDMTQSYLEGRRANTPARSFLLRDGEFEAYGFSPETVVEVDANGFVSTQPLAGTRALTGDATEDERLRRELLRDAKEIAEHAVSVQLALAEMSQICEPGTIGISEFMSVHRRGTVQHLASRVKGQLAAGRCAWDAFIGLFPAVTASGIPKRAALESIRRHERTPRGLYSGAVMIIDSDGALDAALVLRSVFRDGTRCWLQAGAGLVPLSEPAREWTETCEKLASVARHLRAAAGQASPDAR; this is encoded by the coding sequence ATGGAAACGTATCTGCAGCAAGACCACGACATCCGCACCCTGCCTGCTGTCGCTCTCGGCGAGTGCCCGTCCCGCTGGGCCGCCACGTTCGGCGAGCGAACAGCGCTCGTGGCGGGCGCCGAACGCCTGTCCTACCTCAAGCTCGCGCAATGCGTCGAGCAGCTCGCCGCAGGCTTGCACCGCAGCGGTATCCGTCGCGGCGAGCGTGCGCTCGTCCAGTTGCCGAACAGCATCGGCTTCGTCACAGTCTGCTTCGCGCTGATGCGTCTCGGCGCGATCCCGGTGCTCACGCTGCCCGCCCAGCGCGCCCGCGATATCGACGCGCTCGCCCGCCTCGCCGAGCCGGTCGCCTACTTCATCCCCGAGCGCCGCCGCGACTTCGGCGGCTTCGACTATCGGCAGCTCGCGGGCGAGCTCGCCGCCGCGCATCCCTCGTTGCGGCAGATCGTCGTCGATGGCAGCCTCGAGAGCGTCGATAAACGGAGCGCCCCGTTCGTCACGCTATCGTCCGTCGCCGCGCTGGGCGAGAACGATGACGAGGGCGAGGACGAGGGCGCGCCGGACGTCTCACCCGCGCCAGGCGAGACCGCGCTTCTTTTGCTCTCCGGCGGCACAACCGGCACGCCGAAGCTGATACCACGCACGCACGCCGACTATCAGTACAACTTCAACGCCGCGGCCAGGCGCTGTGGACTCGGCGCTGATAGCGTCTATCTCGCGGTACTGCCCGCCGCCCACAACTTCACGCTCGCCTGTCCTGGCGTGCTGGGCACGCTGGCCTGTGGCGGTACCGTCGTGCTGTCCGACAGCGCAAGCTGCGACGAAGTGATGCCGCTGATCGAGCGCGAGCGCGTCACCCATGTCGCGCTCGTGCCGCCGCTCGCGCGGATCTGGGTTCAGGCTCGCGCGTGGGAGAAGAGTGACCTGTCGAGCCTGCGCGTCGTCCAGGTCGGCGGCGCGCGGCTCGATCCCGAGCTCGCCGCGCAATTGCCGCAGCGGCTCGGCGGCCAGTTGCAGCAGGTCTTCGGGATGGCCGAGGGGCTGCTCTGCTGTACCGCGCTCGACGACCCGCCGCATGTCGTCAGCAACACGCAGGGCCGGCCACTCTCGCCAGACGATGAGCTGCGCGTGGTCGATGCCGCATTGCGCGACGTGCCCGCTGGCGCAGTCGGCGAACTGCTGACCCGTGGCCCGTACACGATTCGCGCGTACTACCGCGCGCCGCAAGCCGACGCGCGCAGCTTCACCGCCGACGGCTTCTATCGGACCGGCGATCTCGTCCGGCTGACCCCAGAGGGCAACCTGGTCGTCGAAGGCCGGATCAAGGAGCAGATCCATCGCGGCGGCGAAAAAATCCCGGCCAGCGAAATCGAAACACTGCTCGTCCAGGTGCCCGGTGTGCGGGAGGCCGTCGTCGTCGCGGTGCCGGACCCCGCGCTCGGCGAACGGATCTGCGCCTTCTTGCTGGCCGAAGGCGAGGCGCCCGAGCGCGAGACGCTCAACCAGGCGCTGACCGAACTCGGCCTCAGCGATTTCAAGCGGCCCGACCAGATCGAAACGCTCGAGCGCTGGCCACTCACCGCAGTCGGCAAGATCGACAAGACGCGGCTTGTCGCGCTGGCGCTCGAACGCACGCCATGCCAGGCCGTTCCCGCCGCAGCCCGAACGCCAGCGCGCGGCCGCTATGCCGAACTCCGCGTTCCACTGACGAGCCACCCACTCGATCTGGCCGCGCGACTCGCGCGGACCACCTCGGCCAGGCGCTACGCGGTGTACGAACGCGGAGAAGAGTGGAGCATCGGGCTCGATGCGGCGTTAAGCCTCACGCTCACGCCCGACGGCCATCTGTGCCGCAGCGACAACAAGCAGAGCCCCACCCGCGTGGCCGAGGCATTGGATGCTCTGCCATTCGACGACTGGCGCGCGTATGGCCGGGTCTCGTTCGAGTTCGCGCATCGGCTCCACGGGCTCGGCACGCCAGCCAGCGATCAAGCGCTATTGCAGTTGTTCGTGCCGCGACACGAGATTCGTCTGCGCAGCGGCGAAGCGCTGATCCGCAGTCTCGATCCGGGGGCGCTGGCCACGCTTGCGCAGCAGGTCGCGGCGCAAGACGCCGCGCCAGCGCTACCGCCAGGCCAGGCGCTGACGTCGATCGAGCAGGCCGGCGCCGAGGCGACTTACCAGGCGCAGGTTGCCGCTGCGCTACGCGAAATGCGGGCAGGCGCTTACGAGAAGGTGATCTTGTCGCGCACGCTCGACGCGCCGCTCTCGCTCGACATGACGCAGAGCTACCTGGAAGGCCGCCGCGCCAACACGCCCGCGCGTTCGTTCCTGCTACGCGATGGCGAATTCGAAGCCTACGGCTTCAGCCCTGAGACCGTCGTCGAAGTCGACGCCAACGGCTTCGTCAGCACGCAGCCCCTCGCCGGAACGCGTGCGCTGACCGGCGACGCCACCGAGGACGAGCGCCTGCGGCGCGAGTTGCTACGCGATGCAAAGGAAATCGCCGAACACGCGGTATCGGTGCAGCTCGCGCTGGCCGAGATGTCCCAGATCTGCGAACCCGGCACGATCGGTATCAGCGAATTCATGTCGGTGCATCGTCGCGGCACCGTGCAGCACCTCGCGTCACGCGTCAAAGGCCAGCTTGCCGCCGGGCGCTGCGCATGGGACGCCTTCATCGGCCTGTTTCCGGCGGTGACGGCGTCGGGCATTCCGAAGCGCGCGGCGCTTGAAAGCATCCGCCGCCACGAACGCACGCCGCGTGGTTTGTACAGCGGGGCCGTGATGATCATCGACAGCGATGGGGCGCTCGACGCCGCGCTCGTGCTGCGCTCGGTGTTCAGGGATGGCACGCGCTGCTGGCTACAGGCTGGCGCCGGGCTCGTCCCGCTGTCGGAACCGGCGCGCGAATGGACCGAGACCTGCGAAAAACTCGCGTCCGTCGCACGGCACCTGCGCGCCGCAGCCGGACAGGCGAGCCCGGACGCCCGCTGA
- a CDS encoding class I SAM-dependent methyltransferase codes for MTDERYAATLSGVPETMLWTLYNRATHARRSGALLHDPDAIRLLESIDYDYARSFGAADLSHAVRSRVFDDVVKPWLAAHPGGTVIELGCGLETQFQRCDDGQVHWIGVDLPEAIALRERFLPERERCRYVRKSVLDTSWLREVDALIARSAAHHALEAHEAQEAQEVFITAQGLLMYLAKAEVRMLIRTIAGHFGAACLLFDVIPRWYSRKTLRGLRKTPHYQVPPMPWSLDWKEIGRLRDWSASIGSVEDIRWNGFSGFGWSLLRAAMGVPAVRNRLPGVVRVHTRHRPAPASADVEEKTKKAKQRTA; via the coding sequence ATGACCGACGAACGCTACGCCGCTACGCTGTCCGGGGTGCCCGAGACGATGCTATGGACGCTGTACAACCGGGCAACCCACGCGCGGCGCTCCGGTGCGCTGCTGCACGACCCGGATGCGATACGTCTCCTCGAATCGATCGATTACGACTACGCACGCAGCTTCGGGGCGGCGGACTTATCGCACGCGGTGCGCTCACGGGTCTTTGATGACGTCGTGAAACCCTGGCTCGCCGCGCATCCTGGCGGGACGGTGATCGAGCTCGGCTGCGGGCTGGAGACCCAGTTCCAGCGCTGCGACGACGGCCAGGTGCACTGGATCGGGGTCGATCTCCCGGAGGCGATTGCGTTGCGCGAGCGTTTTCTGCCCGAGCGCGAGCGCTGCCGTTACGTCCGCAAGAGCGTGCTCGACACCTCATGGCTGCGGGAGGTCGATGCCCTCATCGCCCGTTCCGCAGCGCATCACGCGCTTGAGGCCCACGAGGCTCAGGAAGCTCAAGAGGTATTCATCACGGCCCAGGGATTGCTGATGTATTTGGCAAAGGCCGAGGTCAGGATGCTGATTCGCACGATCGCCGGGCACTTCGGCGCGGCGTGCTTGCTGTTCGACGTGATTCCCCGCTGGTATTCGCGCAAGACGCTTCGCGGCCTGCGCAAGACGCCCCACTACCAGGTCCCGCCGATGCCATGGAGCCTCGACTGGAAAGAGATTGGCCGCCTGCGCGACTGGAGTGCGTCGATCGGGAGCGTCGAGGACATCCGCTGGAACGGCTTCAGCGGCTTCGGCTGGTCTCTGCTGCGCGCGGCGATGGGCGTGCCAGCCGTGCGCAACCGGCTGCCGGGCGTGGTGCGGGTCCACACCCGGCATCGGCCTGCCCCGGCGTCGGCCGACGTCGAGGAAAAAACGAAAAAAGCAAAACAGAGAACGGCCTAG
- a CDS encoding RsmB/NOP family class I SAM-dependent RNA methyltransferase encodes MRLHGFLIGQTETLLAEVLKFNGPADATTSRFFRAHPKLGHGERGVIAEAVFAVLRRRMEFAHLSESGSGSPARRLTLLGLMQTAGRSALKPFVSEAEAHWLDHVSKIDPESLPLRIRLNLPDWIYQALAARFEADELARLAAALNYPAPLDLRANPVKASRAEVLEALSRAGIEAGETPFAPLGVRVVGKPPLTKLDAFQQGWLEVQDEGSQLLCSMVAPRRGEMVVDFCAGAGGKTLALGAMMRSSGRLYAFDVAERRLAKLKPRLARSGLSNVNPVLIDSEHDAKIKRLAGKIDRVLVDAPCSGLGTLRRNPDLKWRQSPESVAELTPKQLSILTSAARLVKRGGRLVYATCSILEAENEKVVQQFLATHPDFTLVPARDVFAEQRIELDTGDYLSLWPHRHATDGFFAAVLERRAQPAAERVAASVPVPVAEAAALPTPTPSGESESEI; translated from the coding sequence ATGAGACTGCATGGTTTTCTGATTGGACAAACTGAAACACTGCTGGCCGAAGTGCTGAAATTCAACGGCCCCGCTGATGCGACCACCAGCCGTTTTTTCCGCGCGCATCCGAAGCTCGGGCACGGCGAGCGTGGCGTGATCGCGGAAGCCGTGTTCGCGGTCTTGCGCCGCCGCATGGAATTCGCCCATTTGTCGGAAAGCGGCAGCGGCAGCCCGGCGCGGCGCCTGACGTTGCTGGGGTTGATGCAAACCGCGGGGCGCTCGGCGCTTAAACCGTTTGTCTCGGAAGCGGAAGCCCACTGGCTCGACCATGTCTCGAAGATCGACCCGGAAAGCCTGCCGCTGCGCATTCGCCTGAATTTGCCTGACTGGATCTATCAGGCGCTGGCGGCGCGCTTCGAAGCCGATGAACTGGCCAGGCTGGCCGCCGCGCTGAATTACCCGGCGCCGCTGGATTTACGCGCCAATCCGGTCAAGGCGAGCCGCGCCGAGGTGCTGGAGGCGCTGTCGCGCGCGGGGATCGAGGCGGGCGAGACGCCCTTTGCTCCATTGGGCGTGCGCGTGGTGGGCAAGCCGCCGCTGACTAAACTGGACGCGTTCCAGCAGGGCTGGCTCGAGGTGCAGGACGAAGGCAGCCAGTTGCTGTGCTCGATGGTGGCGCCCCGGCGGGGTGAGATGGTGGTCGATTTTTGCGCGGGCGCGGGCGGCAAAACGCTGGCGCTGGGCGCGATGATGCGCTCGAGCGGGCGGCTGTATGCGTTCGATGTGGCGGAGCGCCGTCTGGCGAAGCTCAAGCCGCGCCTTGCGCGCAGTGGTTTGTCGAATGTGAACCCGGTGCTGATCGACAGCGAGCACGATGCGAAGATCAAGCGCCTCGCCGGCAAGATCGACCGCGTGCTGGTGGATGCGCCCTGCAGCGGGCTGGGCACGCTGCGCCGCAATCCCGATCTGAAATGGCGTCAGTCGCCGGAATCCGTCGCGGAACTGACGCCGAAGCAGTTGTCCATTCTGACGAGCGCGGCGCGGCTGGTGAAGCGCGGCGGCCGCCTGGTCTACGCCACGTGCAGCATTCTTGAAGCGGAAAACGAAAAGGTGGTGCAGCAGTTCCTGGCGACGCATCCCGATTTCACCCTGGTTCCGGCGCGCGACGTGTTTGCCGAGCAGCGTATCGAGCTGGATACGGGCGATTACCTCTCACTCTGGCCACACCGCCACGCGACCGATGGTTTTTTTGCAGCGGTGCTGGAGCGCCGTGCGCAGCCTGCCGCTGAGCGTGTTGCGGCTTCGGTTCCGGTTCCGGTTGCAGAGGCGGCAGCATTGCCGACGCCGACGCCATCCGGCGAGAGCGAGAGCGAGATCTAG